The Ignavibacteria bacterium genome contains the following window.
TGATGTTGATGAAAATATCTGCAGGAAAATTGGAGAAAATACTTATTTAATCAGCGGTCGTGTTGAGATTGATGCAATTTTGGAACAGATTGGTATTCAAATTCCAGAAGGTAAATACGAAACAATTGGTGGTTACATCATCAATCGTTTGGGCAAAATTCCTATGGAAGGTGAGGAGTTTATTCTTGATACATTTAAAATTACAATCATTAAAGCCACGCCCAATAAAATTGAACTTGTAAAATTAACCGAGTTAAAGAGAGAAGAATTGTAATGTTTTTTGAATTAGTTAAGTCAGATAAAAATTCTAAGGCTCGTGCAGGAATAATTCATACTTCTCACGGAGATATATTAACACCTGTTTTTATGCCTGTTGGAACTCAAGGTGCAATTAAAGCTGTAGAACATCGTGAACTTGAAGAAATTGGTACACAAATAATTCTTGGAAATACTTATCATCTTTATTTAAGACCTGGTACAGAAATTTTAGAAAAATTTGGTGGACTGCACAAATTTATTAACTGGAATAAACCAATTTTAACTGATAGCGGCGGTTTCCAGATTTATAGTTTGTCTGAGCTTCGAAAAATTCGTGAAGATGGAGTTGAATTCAAATCTCACATCGATGGCTCATTGCATTTTTTCTCACCTGAGAAAGTTGTGGATATTCAGAGATCAATTGGTTCTGATATTATGATGGTGTTAGACGAATGCGTGGGTTATCCTGCTCAATATGATTATGTGAAAAAATCTGTCGAGCTGACAACTCGATGGGCTAAGAGAGCTTATGAATATTTCCACTCAACTTCTCCAATTTATGATCATAAACAATTCATATTTGGGATTGTTCAAGGAAGTGTTTATAAAGATTTAAGAAAGATTTCTGCTGAGGATTTAACTCAATTTGATTTTGATGGTTTTGCAATTGGAGGATTAGCTGTTGGTGAGTCAACTGAAGAAATGTATGAAATTACTGATTTCACTACCGATCTGCTGCCCAAAAACAAACCGAGATATTTAATGGGAGTTGGGCGCCCAGAAAATTTACTTGAAGCAATTGAACGTGGCGTTGATATGTTTGACTGCGTTATGCCTACTCGAAACGGAAGAAATGCTTATTTGTTTACCAGCAAAGGAGTTCTTTCAATTAAGAATAGTCAATTTAAAGATGACCCATCTCCAATTGATGATGAATGTGACTGTTATACCTGTAAGAATTTTACTCGTGCTTATTTAAGACACTTATTTATTGCGAAAGAAATTTTAGCTTTACAATTAGCTTCTATTCATAATCTTAGATTTTACTTAAATTTGATGTCAGAAGCTCGGAAAATGATTCTTGAAGATAAATTTTCTGAATGGAAGAAAGAAAAAGTTGAAAAAATTTCACAGAAACTAACAATAAATAAGGAGGAAATCATTGATTAACTCAGTATTATTATTTGCTCCGCAGCCGGGACAAGATCCAGGCGCCAGTATGTTAAGCACTCTTATAATGTTTGCGGCAATTTTCTTAATAATGTATTTCTTGATGATAAGGCCGCAGCAAAAACGAATGAAAGAAAGAGAGAAAATGCTTAGCGAATTAAAGAAAGGTGATAAAGTTGTGATGTCCAGTGGAATTTACGGCGTCATAACTCAAATAGATGATAGGACAGTTATTGTTCAAGTAGCCGATAATGTAAAACTAAAATTTGAAAAATCTGCTGTTGCAACTGTTCTAAAAGATTAAATTGAATTTATCTTTCTTATAGCCGGGAATTTTTCTCGGCTTTTTTATTTTTAAATAAAACTTTCGAATAGAAAATATGTCGTACAAATTTCTGGATCACACTTCAGATATCGGAATTGAGGTTAAGTCTTCAAGCATTCAAGAAGCATTTGTTGAATCAATCTATGGTTTGCTTGAAATAATTTTTGGTAAATCTCTGATAGAATTCGATTCCAATTCAGATTACGAAGTTTTGGAGGTTTCGAGCATTGATAGAGAAAGTCTGCTTGTCGATACTTTGAATGAAATCTTATTTTTGATTGATACAAAAAAAATAATTCCATTGAAACCAGAAATTCTTGAAATGAGTAATAATTTTTTGAAATTAAGATATAAACCTTGTCAATTTGATTATCAGAATTTCCCAATTCATCTTTATGTTAAAGCTGTAACTTTTCATCAACTTGAAATCAAAGAAATCGAAAATCAAACAGAAATTAAATTTTTCGTTGATATATGATAATCGAAAAAATCACTGACTATAAATACAGAATTCCGAAATCTAATTTCCCGTTCATGCGGGTTGACGGCATTGTTTATGCTGACGAAGACTTGCTCGAATCAATAAAAAATGATAAAACTATTGAACAAATTGCAAATACTGCATCATTGCCAGGCATTGTTGGATATTCACTTGGTATGCCCGATGCACATCAGGGTTATGGATTTGCAATTGGCGGAGTTGCTGCAGTTGATTTGAAAGAAGGAGTGGTCTCACCAGGTGGAATTGGTTACGATATTAATTGTGGTGTGCGTTTGCTTGCAACTGATCTTGAATTTGACGATGTAAAACCGAAATTAGAAGAGCTGGTTAAACAACTTTTTCACGAAATTCCTTCTGGTACAGGTCGAGGCGGTGATTTGAAATTGAGCTACGCTGAACTGGATGAAGTTATGAAACTCGGAATTGATTGGGCAATACAGAATAAATATGCAAAACCAGAGGATAAAGATTTCATCGAAGAATACGGTAGACTTCCAAATGCTAATCCCGATATGGTTTCTAATAAGGCAAAGGAAAGAGGTCGTGATCAATTAGGTACACTTGGTTCAGGAAATCACTTTGCTGAAGTGCAAATTGTTCAAGAAATTTTTGATGAAGAAGTCGCGCGCGGTTTTGGTTTACACAAAAATCAAATTGTTGTATTGATACATACAGGTTCGAGAGGACTTGGTCATCAAGTTTGTACAGATTACTTAAAAGAAATGGACGCAGCAATGAAAAACTATGGAATTAAGGTTCCAGATAGAGAGCTTGCATGCGTTCCAATTGATTCCAGAGAAGGAAAAAGATATTTGCAAGCAATGGCTTCGGCGGCAAATTTTGCATTCAATAATCGTCAATTGATTACTTTCAATGTCAGGAATGTTTTTAAACGATTATTTAAAACTGACAAAGTACGAATTGTTTATGATGTCTGTCACAATATTGCAAAAGTTGAAGAGCATAATGTTTTTGGAAAGAAGATGACAGTTTTAGTTCATCGTAAAGGTGCAACACGCGCATTTCCGAAAGGGCATCCAGCATTACCAGAAGTTTATCGTGAGATTGGTCAACCAGTAATTATTCCTGGAAGTATGGGAACTTATTCTTATGTTCTGGTTGGAACCGAGAAAGCAATGGAAGAAACATTTGGCTCAACCTGTCATGGTGCTGGTAGAACTCTTTCAAGACACAAAGCAAAAAAAATGATGTCAGCTGAAGAAGCTGTTAGTAAACTAAAAGAAAGGGGAGTTTTCATTCAAGCGACAACTAAATCGGGAATCACCGAAGAAATTCCAGAAGCATATAAAAATGTTTCCCAGGTTGTAGAAGTTGTACATCAAGCTGGCATTTCTAAAAAAGTCGCCAAATTAAAACCAATCGGTGTAATTAAAGGTTAATTATGATTAAAAGGTTTTTTCTGATTTTAACATTCTTTTCTTTCATAGCTTCATTTTCAAATGCTGAAGAAGTAAAGAGGAAAGTTTATTTGATTGACATAAGCGGAGACATTGATCTTGGCATTGCTCCTTATGTTGAACGAGTTATTAAAGAGGCAGAAGAAAATAATGCATCCGCAATTGTTTTAATGGTCAATACTTTTGGCGGCAGAGTTGATGCGGCAACTCAAATTCGTGATGCAATTATTAACACAAAGATTTTGACAATTTCATATGTTAATAAAAGAGCTATATCTGCCGGTGCTTTAATTTCAATCGCGGCAAAAAAAATTGTAATGTCTCCAGGTTCAACTATTGGTGCAACAACCGTCGTTGATCAATCTGGAACAAAAGCAACGGAAAAGTATCAGTCATATATGCGTTCAGAAATGAGGTCAACTGCAGAACGGAACGGCAGAAGACCAGATATTGCTGAAGCAATGGTCGATGAAAAAATTGTTGTTAAAGATTTTCCTGAATTAGATGACTCAACTAAATTACTCACGCTTACAACGGAAGAAGCCGTCAAAGTTGGATACTGTGATTTCGTTGCTTCGGACCTAAAAGAACTTCTAACTCATTTTGATCTTCAAAATTCCGAAATAATTTCTTCCGAAATAAATTGGGCAGAAAAAGTTGTTCGATTTCTTAGCAATCCAATTATAAGTGGAATTTTAATAATGCTTGGCATTCTTGGTTTATTGACTGAAATCAAAACTCCCGGATGGGGAATTGCTGGAACGATTGGTTTAATCTCCCTTGCATTGTTCTTTGGAACCAACTACATCCTTCAACTGGCAAACATCTGGGAAATTTTAATTTTTATCATTGGACTTGCATTGTTGTTAATTGAAATTTTTTATATACCAGGTTTTGGATTGGCTGGTATACTTGGAATAATAATGATGGTTGGAGCAATCTTTTTTAGTTTGATTGGCGATTTCCCCATAGTTTCTGAAAATGAAATTTCAAATGCCTTGATTCAGCTTGCCGCTTCACTTGTTGCTTCTGTTATTTTTCTTTTTATTCTCTGGAAATTTTTACCCGGAGTTCCTGTCTGGGGAAGATTAATTCTTTCGACATCCGAAACTCAAAACGAAGGGTTTGTTTCTAATCCTGATTTATCATTTCTGGTCGGAAAAAAAGGAAAAGCAATATCACTTCTCAGACCTGCAGGTATTGCGCTGATTGATGGGAAAAGATATGATGTTGTATCGGAAGGCGAGTTTATTAAAAAGGATGAAGAAATTATCGTGACTGAGGTTATTGGCTCGAAGATCATTGTTAGAAAAATAAATTAAGGAGAAGAAACAGGCATTCTTTTTTTTACCTTTTTAATACTTTTGAGAAATGAAATCAAAAAAAAGATTTTTAAATAAACTAATTTTAGTCTGCCTGTTTCTTTTCAGTTTTTCTTCTTTATATGCTCAATCTGAAAAAAATATTTATACCGATACCATCCAACTAAAATCAAAAACAATTTCTCTTAATGATTTTCCATTTCCTGTAGATTCAATTATTTCTATGAAAATAGATTCAATTGAGCTTCTTAAAGATGATTATGTTTTTGATAGATTAAATCAAACACTCAATGTGAATAATGACAGATACATTAATAAAAATTTGATAATTACCTACAAGGTTTTCCCGATTAAAAGAGAAATAATTAAAAAAAATTCTCCTCAAATATTTTCTGATACCATTTCTAAACGTCAAATCATAGCGATAAAAAAAACTCAATCAACAAATATTGCAGACGATATTTTTGGCTCTAAAATTGAAAGAAGCGGAGTTTTAACTCGCGGTTTTTCCGTTGGCTCGAATAAAGATTTCACTCTCAATTCAGGTTTGAGACTTCAACTTGCAGGTCAATTAAGCGATGATATTGAAGTTGCTGCTGTTCTTTCTGATCAAAGTTCTCCAATTCAACCTGAAGGAAATACTCGAAATATTCAAGAAATTGATAAAGTTTACATTGAATTAAAACATAAAAATGCTCAGGCAACTTTTGGCGATTTTCAATTCACTCAGAGAATTGGAAACTTTGGTATCGTTGATAAAAAACTTCAGGGACTGACTTCAACTGCATTTCTTAACAAAAAAAATTTTGCCAGCATTGCCTACGCAAGTGCAAGAGGAAAATTCAAATCACAACAATTTAATGGGATTGATGGTGTTCAAGGTCCATACCGATTGACAGGTGAAAATAACGAAAGGGATATAATCGTTCTTGCAGGAACTGAAAAAGTTTACATCAATGGTGAAGAAAAAGTGAGAGGTGAAAATTATGATTACATTATTGATTACTCAACTGGTGAAATTTACTTTACTCCAAGAACTGTAATCACAAATGCATCACGAATAAAAGTTGATTTTGAATATTCTGATAGAAAATTTGAGAGAAACTTTTTTGGTTCTGTTGTTAATGCGACTGCTTTCTCTGACCAAATACAAATTGGTTTAAGTTATTTCAGAGAAGGTGATAATCAAGATTTACCAATAGAATATTCAATTTCTGAAACTGACAGACAAATTCTTGCTCAAAGCGGGAATAATCGATTAGCCGCTTCGAAAAGCGGAGTTAAATTTGTCGGTTATGATTCTACTGGAAGACCAGCAGGTGTTTATCGTTTGAGAGATACTTTAATTGCAGGAGAATTGATTAAATTTTTTGAATTCAGTCCAGGTTCTGATTCAGCATTTTATAATGTAAGTTTTTCATACATTGGAGAAGGACAGGGTGATTACATTAAACTTGGATTGGGAAGATTTAAATATATCGGTCCAAATCAAGGAAATTATGCTCCTGTAATTTTACTCCCTATGCCGGAGCTTAAACAAGTTGGAAATTTTTATTCCAGTATATTCATAACAAAAAATATAAAAGTAGAAGGAGAATTATCTTTATCGTCTTTTGATCGTAATCGATTTTCATCAATTGACGACGAGAAAAATAAAGGTAAAGCTTATAATTATAAGTTATCATTTGATTCAATCGGGGTAAATATTTTTTCATTGGTTGATGGAAGTATTTCATCAAGTTATTTTGAAAGAAAAACCGAGGCAACTTATTCGTCCTTAACAAGAATTTACGAAGTTGAATACGAACGAAATTGGAATTTAGGATTAACTAATCAAATTTCAGATGAATTGTTGAGAGAGTTTGATTTTAAGTTCTTTACTAAAAATTTTGATTCGAAATTATCTTACGGAAGATTGAAGAGAGGAATAGATTTTACAAGTAATCGCTTCAATGCATCAATTAATTCAGAAGTTTTTGATCAAGTAAATTTAAATTATTTTTTCTCTGGCATTAAAACGCGAGCTAATCAAACTAATTCGAACTACCAAAAAAATTATTTTAATATTAAGTACGCTCATCAAAGTTTTACTCCTTACCTTAAAATGGAAATCGAAAATAAAATTGACAAAATTGTGAATGACTCACTTCTATATTCAAGCTTTAGATTTTATGATTTTACATTAGGGTTATTTTCATCTTTCATTAAATATTTGGATGTTAATTCAGCTTTTAATTTCAGGAAAGACTTCTTGCCATTTAATAACAGCATTGAAGAAGAAGCAAACAGTTATATCTATCAATTAGGGTTTAGATTGAAAAATATTTCCAGTATTAGTTCATCTCTTGATCTATCATTCAGACAGAAAAAATATTCTGAAGTCTTTAAATCTTCCGGCAGATTGAATAATCAATCACTTGCAATAAAATATCTTGGCAGGGGAATTTTCTTTAAGAGATTTTTTCAGACAGATCTGTACTATGAAGCTTCATCTCAAAGATCAGCTAAACTTGAAAGAATCTTTTTACGAGTTCCGAAGGGTTCAGGACAATACATTTACAAAGGTGACTTAAACGGAAATGGAATTGCTGATGAATTTGAATTTGAACCTGCTAAGTTTGAAGGTGATTACATTTTAACGACCTACCCGACTGATGAATTATTTCCTGTAATTGATTTGAAAGCAAGCATAAGACTAAAGCTTGATTTCAGAAATTTATCTTTGAATGAAAATATTTATAAGTATATAAAACCCTTGTCGACTGAAACCTATTTAAGAGTTGAAGAAAACAGTACGGATCCAAAAGAATCAAATGTTTATTTAATTCGTTTGAAGACTTTTCAAAATAAATCGACTACTATTCGTGGTAATAATTTAATTCAACAAGATATAAATCTATTTGAATATGATCCTGATTTTAATCTACTTCTTAGATTAATTGAGAGAAGAGGATTTTCTCGTTTCAGCCTGACAGACGAAAGAAGGTTTCAACAGGAAAAATTGATAAGGATAAGATGGAAATTTGTAAAGGAGTTTGCAAATCAGAGTGAAGTTAATATTACAAAAAACAATTTATACTCGAGTGCTTACTCATCCAGGAATTTTTTGATTAAACAAGTTACAATCAATTCAAAACTCTTTTACTACCCTTATAATAATGTTGAAGCTGGATTTAAAATCGAAATTGGGCAATCGAAAGATTTTTATCCACAAACGCCAACAATAATTGATTTAAATTCTCAAGAGCTGACACTGACAATAATGTACTCAATGAGGGGAAAATTTAATTTCAGCATTGAAAGAACTGAGATGATTTCAAATCAAAACCTTTCCTATTTGCCCTTCGAATTAACCCGAGGATATGTGATTGGAAAAAATTATATATGGCGTGTAAGTTTTGATTATCAAATTGCAAATAATTTTCAAGCAAGTATTGTCTATGATGGACGAGTTCAAGGTAAAAACAATCCTATTCATACAGCAACAGCAGAAGTAAAAGCATTCTTTTGAGGTGACTATGTCAAAAGTTGTATCAACTTACATCGAACTTCATATTATGAAAATTGAAAATGATCAATTAAAGTTTCTATTACTAAAAAGATCACCTAATGAAAAATATCCAAATATCTGGCAAATGGTAACTGGAAAAATTAGAGATGGTGAAAAAGCTTACGAAACGGCATTGAGAGAATTAAAGGAAGAGACAGGTTTAATTGCTGAGGAGTTATTCACAGTTCCGATTGTTAATTCTGTTTATTTATCAGAAACTGATGAAGTTTGTCTGATCCCGGTTTTTCTTTGCCGTGTGAATGAAAAATCTGAAATAAAGATCTCCGAAGAGCACTCAGAATACAAATGGTTAAATGCCGAAGAAGCTGAGAAACTTCTAAATTGGGAAGGTCAGAAAAAGTCAATCAGAATGATTAATGACTACTGGATTAATTCAAAAGAAAAACTGATAAAAATCTTTGGATAAAAAACTTTAGTTGCAAATTTTTAATTGATAAAAATTTTAAAATGCCTCTCTAATGTTAGGTAGATCCAAAATATGTAAGAAAAATTTATCTCGTTACTAACAAATTTATTAGGCTTATACGATCTCATTAAGTTTGTATAAAAAAATCATATTGAAAATTAGCTTAAATTTGTATTCAAACAGGAACAAATAGCGAGGTTAAATTTGTCAATTCTAGTAGTTGGTTCACTTGGTCTCGATACTATTGAGACACCATTTTCAAAAGTCGAAGAAGCACTTGGTGGTTCAGCAGTTTATATTTCACTGGCTGCATCTTATTTCTGTCCCGTCGTTAACCTAGTCGGAGTTGTTGGTGAAGATTTCCCTAAAAAATATATCGAACTGCTGAGAGAACATCATGTTGATTTAGAGGGACTTCAGATTGTTCCAAATGGTAAAACTTTTCGATGGTCAGGTAAATATGATTATGATATGAATTCAAGAGAGACACTATTGACTGAATTAAATGTTTTTAAGGATTTTAATCCTGTTATTCCTGAGAATTATCGAGATAGTAAATTCATAATTCTTGGCAATATCGATCCAGAGTTACAGATGAATGTCTTAAAACAACTGCATAACCCAAAGTTTATAGTTTGCGATACAATGAATTACTGGATTGAGCGAAAGAATGAAGCACTGCATGAACTTCTTAAAATGGTTGATATGCTTGTTGTAAACGACTCAGAAGCTCGGTTGCTTGCAAAGCATCCAAATCTTATTCAGGCGGCAAAAATCATTTTGAAAATGGGTCCGAAAAAACTTGTAATTAAAAAAGGTGAACATGGTGCATTGCTTATAACAAACGACACAATCTTTACAGCTCCTGCTTACCCGCTTGAAAACATCAACGATCCAACTGGTGCAGGTGATACATTTGCCGGTGGTATGGTTGGATATCTTTCGAAAGTTAATTCAATTAATGATGATGAATTAAAAAAAGCAGTTATATATGGAAGTGTTCTCGCTTCTTTCTGTGTTGAAAAATTCAGTGTCGATGGTTTACTTGATCTAAATTATTTGAAAATAAAAGATCGATTTAATCAATTCTTTCAGATAACTCACTTTGAGCAATGAGTACTGATTTCTATTCATTAAAGTTTGAAAACGACTCGTTAATTTTTATTGACCAAACAAAACTCCCTGATGAAGAGAATTACATTTCTACAAGTGATTATAATAGAATTGCTGAAGCAATTGAAAAACTTGAAATAAGAGGTGCACCACTGATCGGAATTGCAGCACTTTATGGTTTAGCTTTAGCAGTAAAAAATTCTAAATCTGATTTTGAAAAAGCATTTGATAGATTAAGACATACACGACCAACTGCCGTTAACCTCTTCACTGCATTAAATAAAGCAAGAGAATTTTTCTATTCATCAGTAGCAAACCAAAACTATCAATCTCTTCTAAATTTTGCGCGTGAATTTCATAAAAAAGATTTTGAGTATTGTAATCTGATTGCTAAAAATGGTTTTGATTTTATTTCGAGTAGTTTCAATCGAAAAGTAAGAATTCTGACGCATTGTAATACTGGCTCACTTGCGACAGGTGGAATTGGAACTGCATTTGGAGTAATTTTTGAACTTTCGAGAAATAATCTTGTTGAGATTGTTTATGCCTGCGAAGCCAGACCTTTACTTCAAGGGTTAAGACTAACTTCGTTTGAATTAAAGAAACATAATATCAATTATAAAATAATTACCGATTCCACTGCTGCTTATCTTATGCAAAAGCAACTGGTCGATTTTGTTATTGTTGGTGCTGATCGAATTGCAGCGAATGGTGATACAGCAAATAAGATTGGAACTTACTCACTTGCGGTTAATGCAAAATTTCATTCAATTCCTTTTTATGTTGCTGCACCTTCAACATCGATTGACGCTCAAATTTCGTCAGGTGAAGAAATAATTGTTGAAGAAAGAAATCCTGATGAATTGCTCACTTTTGGAAATAAAAAAATCATAAACACAGAGATTAACGCATTAAATTTTGCATTTGATATTACACCAAAGGATTTGATTACCGCTATTATTACAGAAGAAAAAGTATTTTCATCACCGTTTAATTTTTCAAAATGACAAAGATTTTGAAAGACAGGGGCTTCGTTTTAAGAAAAAGAAAATATCGTGAGACAAGCAAGTTGATTACAATTTTTTCTGAGAAGTCCGGGAAAATTAATCTGATCGCAAAAGGTGTGAGAACTCCTAAAAGTAAATTGTCTGCTGTTCTCGATCCAATTAATTTAATTGAATTTGTTTATTATGATAAGCCAACCAGAGAATTACAATATATTTCATCAGCGGATTTTATCGAAGATTATTCTAAAATCAAATCCGACTTCGAAAAATTGAAAATTGCTTATTTGATTATCGAATTGACAGATATTTTTTCGCATGAGGGCCAGGTTAATGAAGAGCTTTTTAATCTTGTTTCAAAAGAACTGAATAGTCTTAATCAAGATATTTATTCTAAGTTTTTAATTCTTAATGAATTTCTGATTGAACTTTGTGAAATAGCAGGTTACCCGATTTACACTGGAAATTGTCCGTTATGTAATCGTGTAATCAATTTTTCAGAATTAAATTTTGAATTTACAAGAAACTATGGGATTGTTTGTGGTGATTGCAGGAATTACCAAAATTCACAAATAAATCTCGGACTTGAAACTAAAAAAGTACTTGCTCTATTTTTACAAGAAAATTATTCCCTTGTAATGGAAATGAAAGAAGAAAATTTTAAACATCTTTTTATCCCTATAATTGAGTTTCTAAGATTTCATGTCAGTGAAATTCAGAAAATCAAATCCTTAGAACTTTTTTGAAACTTTGTTTTGTACGCTAAAGTAAAAAGCAAAAAAAATTAAGGAGAAAATATGGAACGAAAAAAATTATTCGCTACAATCTCGTTGATTTTTGTGGGTGTGGTTTTTGGAGTAATTTTAGCAACAGGTTTTAATTGGGTAAAACCAGGTTATGGTTTATCTCAAATTGGCGCACCAAACTCTCCTGTAAATGTTAGTCAAGAGGTTCAAAAGTTGAACGAAGCATTTATCAAAGCTGCTGAGGCAGTCACCCCAACAGTGGTCTATATTGAAACCAAAACGGATGAAAATATAGTCGATATTCCTGAACATGAATTTTTTAAGGATTTCCCATTCTTCAAAGATTTACCAAAACAACCTCAGGTGGGAACGGGTTCAGGTGTAATTATTTCTTCTGATGGTTATATCGTAACTAATAACCATGTTGTAAAAGATGCAAAATCAATAAATGTGATTCTGAATGATAAAAGAAAATTCACTGCAGAATTAATTGGAACTGATCCTTTGACTGATTTGGCAGTAATTAAAATTGATGCAAAGAATTTAACTCCCGCATATCTTGGAAATTCTGATGATGTGAAAGTTGGACAATGGGTTCTTGCCATTGGTAATCCACTAGGATTGACATCAACAGTTACGGCAGGAATTGTTTCGGCAATTGGTCGTGGTGGTTTGAGATTGATACAAGACTCATACGGCATTGAAGATTTTATTCAAACTGATGCTGCAATTAATCCAGGTAATTCTGGAGGTGCACTGGTTGATTTAAATGGCGCTGTTATTGGAATTAATACAGCGATTGCATCAAGAACTGGTTATTATCAGGGATATGGTTTTGCAATACCTGTGAATATTGTTAAAACGGTCGCAAAAGATTTAATTGATTACGGTAAAGTTAGAAGAGGTTATATTGGTGTACAAATTCGAGAAGTTGATAATGCAACAGCAAAAGCTCTCGGACTTGAAAAAACTCAAGGTGTTATTGTAGAAGGCTTAGTTGAAGGAGGCGCTGCCAAAGATGCTGGTATTGAAGAAGGTGATGTAATTCTTTCAATTGATGGTAAAGAAGTCTATAAACCGAATGACTTGCAGAGTTATGTAGCAAGTAAACATGCCGGTGATAAAGTTAAGCTTAAAATCTTCAGAAACGGAAAAACATTTGATAAGGAGATTACATTAAGACCAAGAAAGGAAGATGAAGCTGACACAAAACCGGTAAAGAAAAAAGAAGAACGTAAAATTGATGAATCAATCCAAACTAAAACTTATAAAGAAATAGGTTTGACTGTTAAAAACTTAACTTCAAGTGAATTGAAAAAATACAACGTAGAAAACGGTATTTTAATAACCGCCGTTGAACCTATCAGCTCAGCATTTGATGCAGGTCTTAGAGAAAATTTAGTAATAGTTGAAGTGAATAAGAAGAAAATAGATTCGGTTAAAGAGTTCGATGAAATCATTTCTAAGAACAAAGGCTCAGCAGTATTACTGAGAGTTAGAGACGCTCAAGGAAATGCCAGATTTATCGGTTTAGAGATCCCCAAATAACCTCCTTACCCTAACATAACGCCTCCTATAAGGTCCGGTTGCCCCGCCGGGCCTTCTTTTTTTTAAACCATTAATTTTG
Protein-coding sequences here:
- the mtnA gene encoding S-methyl-5-thioribose-1-phosphate isomerase; this encodes MSTDFYSLKFENDSLIFIDQTKLPDEENYISTSDYNRIAEAIEKLEIRGAPLIGIAALYGLALAVKNSKSDFEKAFDRLRHTRPTAVNLFTALNKAREFFYSSVANQNYQSLLNFAREFHKKDFEYCNLIAKNGFDFISSSFNRKVRILTHCNTGSLATGGIGTAFGVIFELSRNNLVEIVYACEARPLLQGLRLTSFELKKHNINYKIITDSTAAYLMQKQLVDFVIVGADRIAANGDTANKIGTYSLAVNAKFHSIPFYVAAPSTSIDAQISSGEEIIVEERNPDELLTFGNKKIINTEINALNFAFDITPKDLITAIITEEKVFSSPFNFSK
- the recO gene encoding DNA repair protein RecO, with product MTKILKDRGFVLRKRKYRETSKLITIFSEKSGKINLIAKGVRTPKSKLSAVLDPINLIEFVYYDKPTRELQYISSADFIEDYSKIKSDFEKLKIAYLIIELTDIFSHEGQVNEELFNLVSKELNSLNQDIYSKFLILNEFLIELCEIAGYPIYTGNCPLCNRVINFSELNFEFTRNYGIVCGDCRNYQNSQINLGLETKKVLALFLQENYSLVMEMKEENFKHLFIPIIEFLRFHVSEIQKIKSLELF
- a CDS encoding Do family serine endopeptidase, producing the protein MERKKLFATISLIFVGVVFGVILATGFNWVKPGYGLSQIGAPNSPVNVSQEVQKLNEAFIKAAEAVTPTVVYIETKTDENIVDIPEHEFFKDFPFFKDLPKQPQVGTGSGVIISSDGYIVTNNHVVKDAKSINVILNDKRKFTAELIGTDPLTDLAVIKIDAKNLTPAYLGNSDDVKVGQWVLAIGNPLGLTSTVTAGIVSAIGRGGLRLIQDSYGIEDFIQTDAAINPGNSGGALVDLNGAVIGINTAIASRTGYYQGYGFAIPVNIVKTVAKDLIDYGKVRRGYIGVQIREVDNATAKALGLEKTQGVIVEGLVEGGAAKDAGIEEGDVILSIDGKEVYKPNDLQSYVASKHAGDKVKLKIFRNGKTFDKEITLRPRKEDEADTKPVKKKEERKIDESIQTKTYKEIGLTVKNLTSSELKKYNVENGILITAVEPISSAFDAGLRENLVIVEVNKKKIDSVKEFDEIISKNKGSAVLLRVRDAQGNARFIGLEIPK